One window of Halorarum salinum genomic DNA carries:
- the nasA gene encoding assimilatory nitrate reductase NasA, which translates to MTDPVPTTCMRCAVGCGHLQGRVDTGYGIASVRGDVSHPVNRGLACQRGIRETADPAGEWLTRPLIREGDELLPTTWDVALDRVVEAFSTAVDGNRDGVAVLGSGQQTNEAAYALGKLARGGFGTRYYDANTTLCMASAVTAYYDAFGSDAPPCTYDDVDDARTHVVWGANPAVAHPVMFRWIEESARGDGSRLVVVDPVETKTASVADDHVALDPGTDLALARAVLARLVERDDLDREFVAESTTGFDDLEAALPAVEAAAGTAGVDPETVDALAAAFADPTLVYWGMGVNQSTQGTNTAAALVDLCLATGNLGPGTGPFSLTGQANSMGTRVVSSKGSWPGQRPFEDPDERRIVAEAWSVPLDRLPDDAGPGPVGTVEAVEDGPVEAVWAVATNPVAGMPDGSTVRERLEDAFLVVQDAFRTETVEVADVVLPAATWGESDGTTTNMERRVSRVRPAMDLPPGIRTDLDVITTIGNRVAPGLFDRTEPEPVFEELAALTAGTPADLSGISYGRLDAEGAVRWPAPDAVSEGGYRYLADGEWAFETPSGRARFSTARHEGVPEPVDDDYPLTLTTGREVDGYNTGVRSRDAGTPDAPLARVHPATIDGTDLGFESAPAKLGTDEDGSADAAIESRRGAVPVRVEADPAVPEGLVWLPIHHPRTNELTLPETDPRSDEPNFKQCAVRLCPADANRADPVADAEVIRGD; encoded by the coding sequence ACCGGCTACGGCATCGCCTCGGTGCGCGGCGACGTCTCCCACCCGGTGAACCGGGGGCTCGCCTGCCAGCGCGGCATCCGGGAGACGGCCGACCCGGCGGGCGAGTGGCTCACCCGCCCGCTGATCCGCGAGGGGGACGAACTCCTCCCGACGACGTGGGACGTCGCGCTCGATCGGGTCGTCGAGGCGTTCTCGACGGCCGTCGACGGGAACCGCGACGGCGTGGCCGTGCTCGGCAGCGGCCAGCAGACCAACGAGGCCGCCTACGCGCTCGGGAAACTCGCCCGCGGCGGCTTCGGCACCCGGTACTACGACGCCAACACGACGCTGTGCATGGCCAGCGCGGTGACGGCCTACTACGACGCGTTCGGCAGCGACGCCCCGCCGTGCACGTACGACGACGTCGACGACGCGCGGACGCACGTCGTCTGGGGCGCGAACCCGGCCGTCGCCCATCCCGTGATGTTCCGCTGGATCGAGGAGAGCGCCCGCGGGGACGGGAGTCGGCTCGTCGTCGTCGACCCCGTCGAGACGAAGACCGCGAGCGTCGCCGACGATCACGTCGCCCTCGACCCGGGAACGGACCTCGCGCTCGCCCGCGCCGTGCTCGCGCGACTCGTCGAGCGCGACGACCTCGACCGGGAATTCGTCGCCGAGTCGACGACGGGGTTCGACGACCTGGAGGCCGCCCTCCCGGCGGTCGAGGCGGCCGCCGGGACCGCCGGCGTCGACCCGGAGACCGTCGACGCGCTCGCGGCGGCGTTCGCCGACCCCACCCTGGTCTACTGGGGGATGGGCGTGAACCAGAGCACGCAGGGGACGAACACCGCGGCGGCGCTGGTCGACCTCTGTCTCGCGACGGGGAACCTCGGCCCCGGAACCGGCCCGTTCTCGCTGACCGGCCAGGCGAACTCCATGGGAACGCGCGTCGTCTCCTCGAAGGGGTCCTGGCCGGGCCAGCGCCCGTTCGAGGATCCGGACGAGCGCCGGATCGTCGCCGAGGCGTGGTCGGTCCCCCTCGACCGCCTCCCCGACGACGCCGGCCCCGGCCCGGTCGGAACCGTGGAGGCCGTCGAGGACGGCCCCGTGGAGGCCGTGTGGGCCGTCGCGACGAACCCCGTCGCCGGCATGCCCGACGGGTCGACCGTCCGCGAGCGTCTCGAGGACGCGTTCCTCGTCGTGCAGGACGCCTTCCGGACCGAGACGGTCGAGGTCGCCGACGTGGTGCTCCCGGCGGCGACGTGGGGCGAGTCCGACGGCACGACGACGAACATGGAGCGCCGGGTGTCGCGCGTCCGGCCGGCGATGGACCTCCCGCCGGGGATCCGGACGGATCTGGACGTGATTACGACGATCGGGAACCGCGTCGCTCCTGGACTGTTCGACCGCACCGAGCCCGAACCCGTGTTCGAGGAACTCGCCGCGCTCACGGCCGGGACGCCCGCGGACCTCTCGGGGATCAGCTACGGCCGGCTCGACGCGGAGGGCGCGGTCCGCTGGCCCGCGCCCGACGCCGTCTCGGAGGGCGGCTACCGCTACCTCGCCGACGGCGAGTGGGCGTTCGAGACGCCCTCCGGTCGGGCGCGCTTTTCGACGGCCCGCCACGAGGGAGTGCCCGAACCGGTCGACGACGACTACCCGCTGACGCTGACGACCGGCCGCGAGGTCGACGGCTACAACACCGGGGTCCGCTCGCGCGACGCGGGGACGCCGGACGCGCCGCTCGCCCGCGTCCACCCGGCGACGATCGACGGGACGGATCTCGGGTTCGAGTCGGCCCCGGCGAAACTCGGGACGGATGAGGACGGTTCCGCCGACGCGGCGATCGAATCGCGCCGCGGGGCTGTCCCGGTCCGCGTCGAGGCCGACCCGGCGGTCCCCGAGGGGCTCGTCTGGCTCCCCATCCACCACCCGCGGACGAACGAGCTCACGCTGCCGGAGACCGACCCGCGCTCGGACGAGCCGAACTTCAAGCAGTGCGCGGTCCGGCTGTGCCCGGCGGACGCGAACCGGGCTGACCCCGTCGCCGACGCGGAGGTGATCCGCGGTGACTAA